The DNA window GGGCTCGTATTTCTTTCCCGAAATCTTAATGGCCTTCAAGTTTAAGTACCCTCATTTAAACTTAAGCATTGTCGAAGCGGGTACGCAAACGATTAAAGAAAAGTTACTCTCTGGTGAATTAGATTTGGGAGTTATTGTCGATGACCATGTGCCTGAAAGTTTGCACGTTCAGTATTTGATTCGTCCACAAATGGTGGCTGCTGTAGGAAAAAATCATGCCTTGGCAGATGCTAGGTCGGTAACCTATGCCGATTTTTTTACCCATGAATTAGTTATGTTTAAGGCGGGTTATTTTCATCGAGAAGTGATTGATGGTCTGTGTAAGGCGAATAATATGACCGCCAATTACTCTTTTGAAACAAACCTGATCACCATGATCCTTAATATTGTTAAAAATGAATTTGCTATTACGGCATTACTGGAGTTAGTCACAGATCAAGAAGAGGACGTTAAAGGTATACCGTTTGATCCACCGATTTATTTGGATCTCGCACTTGCGTGGCGTAAAGATGGATATTTGTCTTTGGCTAATCGACGCTTTGTTGAATTTACTCTTGCGCAGGTGAGTGAGTAGAAAATTAACGATAACTTCAAAAATATGAGCAATATTGTACTATAAAATAATACACCAATAGGATGAGTAATAAGATGTCTCAAATCAGCAAGGAAAAAGCTGAATTTAAAATTGTAGATGCCCTTAACGGGTTGGAAGTT is part of the Moritella viscosa genome and encodes:
- a CDS encoding HTH-type transcriptional regulator, LysR family, with the protein product MLNSKILHYFATIVAQGSYTKAAEHLGIAQSALSIAMRKFEDQIGMPLLIRSSKGVVVTKEGEVLLVHSKDILTRITDAETALNDLRGLDQGEVSIGIPGMMGSYFFPEILMAFKFKYPHLNLSIVEAGTQTIKEKLLSGELDLGVIVDDHVPESLHVQYLIRPQMVAAVGKNHALADARSVTYADFFTHELVMFKAGYFHREVIDGLCKANNMTANYSFETNLITMILNIVKNEFAITALLELVTDQEEDVKGIPFDPPIYLDLALAWRKDGYLSLANRRFVEFTLAQVSE